In a single window of the Papaver somniferum cultivar HN1 chromosome 8, ASM357369v1, whole genome shotgun sequence genome:
- the LOC113301848 gene encoding protein TRANSPARENT TESTA GLABRA 1, whose translation MENSTQESNLENAFTYDSPYPIYAMAFSPSSTTSSSSNKTHRIAVGSFIEHFNNKVEIISFDEETSTFKTDPNLSFEHQYPPTKLMFNPSPNSSNLLASSGDYLRLWDIKGNSVEPKSVLDNSKSSEFCAPLTSFDWNELDPNRIGTSSVDTTCTIWDIERGIVETQLIAHDKEVYDIAWGEVGIFASVSADGSVRIFDLRDKEHSTIIYESPLPDTPLLRLAWNKQDLRYIATTLMDSNKVVIMDIRSPSMPVAELDRHLASVNAIAWAPQSCRHICSAGDDSQALIWELPTVAGSNGIDPILAYSAGSEINQLQWSALQPDWIAISFSSKLQLLKV comes from the exons ATGGAGAATTCAACTCAAGAATCAAATTTAGAAAATGCATTTACTTATGATTCCCCGTACCCAATTTATGCCATGGCTTTTTCTCCATcatcaacaacttcttcttcatccaACAAAACCCATAGAATTGCAGTTGGTAGTTTCATAGAACATTTCAACAATAAAGTAGAAATTATATCATTTGATGAAGAAACCTCAACTTTCAAAACAGACCCAAATCTTTCTTTTGAACATCAATATCCTCCGACAAAACTAATGTTTAACCCAAGCCCCAATTCTAGTAATCTCTTAGCTTCTTCTGGTGATTATCTAAGACTTTGGGATATTAAAGGAAATTCGGTTGAACCCAAATCGGTTCTTGATAATAGCAAATCAAGTGAATTTTGTGCACCATTAACCTCATTTGATTGGAACGAATTAGACCCAAATAGAATTGGTACATCAAGCGTAGATACAACTTGTACAATCTGGGATATTGAAAGAGGTATCGTTGAAACTCAACTCATTGCTCATGATAAAGAGGTTTATGATATTGCGTGGGGTGAAGTTGGGATTTTTGCTTCTGTTTCTGCTGATGGGTCTGTTAGAATTTTCGACTTAAGAGATAAAGAACATTCCACTATAATTTACGAAAGTCCATTACCTGATACTCCATTACTTAGATTAGCTTGGAACAAACAGGATTTACGATATATTGCAACGACATTAATGGACAGCAACAAAGTTGTGATTATGGATATCAG GTCACCTTCCATGCCAGTAGCGGAACTAGATCGGCATCTAGCTAGTGTGAACGCGATTGCATGGGCGCCACAGAGTTGTCGTCATATATGTTCTGCTGGGGATGATTCACAGGCGCTTATTTGGGAGCTACCAACTGTAGCAGGATCAAATGGGATTGATCCAATACTTGCATATTCTGCTGGTTCAGAGATTAATCAGTTACAATGGTCAGCTCTTCAGCCTGACTGGATCGCCATTTCTTTTTCTTCCAAATTGCAGCTCTTGAAAGTTTGA